The following proteins are encoded in a genomic region of Pseudomonas saponiphila:
- the ssuB gene encoding aliphatic sulfonates ABC transporter ATP-binding protein, producing MTAQQPPRLLRGIPLAVRKLQKTFGSRQVLREIDLHIPAGQFVAVVGRSGCGKSTLLRLLAGLDQPSAGELLAGSAPLSAAIEDTRLMFQEARLLPWKKVIDNVGLGLAGNWRPQALEALEAVGLADRANEWPAALSGGQKQRVALARALIHQPRLLLLDEPLGALDALTRIEMQQLIERLWQQHGFTVLLVTHDVSEAVAIADRVILIEDGEVGLDLHVELPRPRVRGSHRLAALETQVLNRVLSLPGSPPEPEPVSPLPTQLRWAL from the coding sequence ATGACGGCTCAACAACCTCCACGGCTGCTGCGGGGCATTCCCCTGGCCGTGCGCAAACTGCAAAAGACTTTCGGCTCGCGCCAGGTGCTGCGGGAAATCGACCTGCACATTCCCGCCGGCCAGTTCGTCGCGGTGGTGGGGCGCAGCGGTTGCGGCAAGAGCACCTTGCTGCGCCTGCTGGCCGGACTCGACCAGCCTTCGGCCGGGGAGTTGCTGGCGGGCTCCGCGCCCTTGAGCGCCGCCATCGAAGACACCCGGCTGATGTTCCAGGAAGCGCGTTTGCTGCCCTGGAAGAAAGTCATCGACAACGTCGGGCTCGGTCTTGCGGGCAACTGGCGGCCCCAGGCCCTGGAAGCCCTTGAGGCGGTGGGCCTGGCCGATCGCGCCAATGAGTGGCCGGCGGCGCTGTCTGGTGGCCAGAAGCAGCGTGTGGCGCTGGCCCGGGCCCTGATCCATCAACCGCGGCTGTTGCTGCTGGACGAACCGTTGGGGGCGCTGGATGCCCTGACCCGGATCGAGATGCAGCAGTTGATCGAGCGCCTGTGGCAGCAGCACGGTTTTACCGTATTGCTGGTGACCCACGATGTCAGCGAGGCGGTGGCGATTGCCGATCGGGTGATCCTGATCGAGGACGGCGAGGTGGGACTGGACCTGCACGTCGAGCTGCCGCGTCCGCGCGTGCGGGGTTCCCATCGTCTGGCGGCCCTGGAAACCCAAGTCCTCAACCGCGTGCTGTCACTGCCCGGCTCGCCGCCGGAACCGGAACCCGTTTCACCCTTGCCCACGCAGTTGCGTTGGGCGCTCTAG
- a CDS encoding TOBE domain-containing protein, whose product MTIKAINVRNQFKGTIKEIVEGDVLSEIDVQTASGIVTSVITTRSVKELELSIGSEVIAFVKSTEVSIAKL is encoded by the coding sequence ATGACTATCAAAGCCATCAACGTACGCAACCAGTTCAAGGGCACCATCAAGGAAATCGTCGAAGGCGACGTGCTCTCGGAAATCGATGTCCAGACCGCTTCCGGGATTGTCACTTCGGTGATCACCACCCGTTCGGTCAAGGAACTGGAACTGTCCATCGGCAGCGAAGTGATTGCCTTTGTGAAGTCCACCGAGGTGTCGATCGCCAAGCTATGA
- the coaA gene encoding type I pantothenate kinase, giving the protein MTTEQGPNAGYLEFDRDHWSALRAGEPMNLSPSEMDSLTSPTQPMASEEVRQILLPLSRLLHLHAAQVQSLKVPQTGFKAPYVIGVSGSVAVGKSSFARVLAALLAYWPGKPNVHLVTTDSFLFPLATLQEKNILHRKGFPESYDEPLFVDFLQAVCRRGEAARIPIYSHVRYDILADEAQSVEAPDIIILEGLNVLQGERGQGLNPLDFIDFSIYVDAPEETIKAWYLERFVYLKNTAFQSRDSYFNKYKGLSDPEALSMASDTWDRVNLKNLLENILPTRERANLIIHKSADHSIDRLLLRQV; this is encoded by the coding sequence ATGACAACAGAGCAGGGTCCAAACGCAGGGTATCTGGAGTTCGATCGCGACCACTGGTCGGCGTTACGGGCCGGAGAACCCATGAACCTGTCGCCGTCCGAGATGGACTCGCTGACCAGTCCGACCCAGCCCATGGCGTCTGAAGAGGTGCGGCAGATCCTGCTGCCCCTGTCGCGCCTGCTGCATTTGCATGCGGCCCAGGTGCAGTCGCTCAAGGTGCCCCAGACCGGCTTCAAGGCCCCCTATGTGATCGGTGTGTCCGGCAGCGTGGCGGTGGGCAAGAGCAGTTTTGCCCGGGTCCTGGCGGCGCTCCTGGCCTATTGGCCGGGCAAACCCAATGTGCACCTGGTAACCACGGACTCGTTTCTGTTCCCCCTGGCCACCCTGCAGGAAAAAAACATCCTGCACCGCAAGGGGTTTCCCGAGTCCTACGATGAACCGCTGTTCGTGGATTTTCTCCAGGCCGTGTGCCGCAGGGGCGAGGCGGCGCGGATTCCCATCTATTCCCATGTGCGCTACGACATCCTGGCCGATGAGGCGCAGTCGGTGGAGGCGCCGGACATCATCATCCTCGAAGGCCTGAATGTGCTGCAGGGGGAGCGGGGCCAGGGCTTGAATCCCTTGGACTTCATCGACTTCTCCATTTACGTCGACGCGCCCGAGGAGACGATCAAGGCCTGGTATCTGGAGCGTTTTGTCTATTTGAAGAACACTGCCTTCCAGTCCCGAGACTCCTATTTCAACAAGTACAAGGGGCTCTCGGACCCCGAGGCCTTGTCGATGGCGTCCGATACCTGGGACCGGGTCAACTTGAAGAACCTGCTGGAAAACATTCTGCCCACCCGGGAAAGGGCCAACCTGATCATCCACAAGTCAGCGGATCACAGCATCGACCGGCTGTTGTTGCGCCAGGTCTGA
- a CDS encoding TetR/AcrR family transcriptional regulator: MTRTAPLRKPRARSQARIDSILEAARTLLASEGVASLSIYSVAERAQIPPSSVYHFFASVPALLEALTADVHAAFRACLQAPIDHQRLQGWRDLSRLVEQRMLDIYGADAAARQLILAQHGLTEVTQADRQHDLELGDLMHTLFNQHFELPRLPADVDVFALAMELGDRVYARSVQQHGQITPRMAEEGMRVFDAYLSLYLPPYLPKRPAPL, encoded by the coding sequence ATGACGCGCACCGCCCCGCTACGCAAACCCCGTGCACGCAGCCAGGCCCGGATCGACTCGATACTCGAGGCCGCCCGGACCCTGCTGGCCAGCGAGGGCGTGGCCAGCCTGTCGATCTACAGCGTGGCCGAACGGGCGCAGATTCCACCGTCGTCGGTCTATCACTTCTTCGCCAGCGTCCCGGCCCTGCTGGAGGCCCTGACCGCCGATGTACACGCTGCTTTTCGCGCCTGCCTGCAAGCCCCCATCGACCACCAGCGACTCCAGGGCTGGCGTGACCTGTCACGCCTGGTGGAACAGCGCATGCTCGACATCTACGGCGCGGACGCGGCGGCCCGCCAACTGATCCTCGCCCAGCACGGGCTGACCGAGGTCACCCAGGCCGATCGCCAGCACGACCTCGAGCTGGGGGACCTGATGCACACACTGTTCAATCAGCACTTCGAGCTGCCGAGATTGCCCGCCGACGTGGACGTGTTCGCCCTGGCCATGGAGCTCGGGGATCGGGTGTATGCCCGCTCGGTGCAGCAGCACGGGCAGATCACCCCGCGCATGGCCGAGGAAGGCATGCGCGTGTTCGATGCCTACCTGAGTCTTTATCTACCGCCCTACCTGCCCAAGCGCCCCGCCCCGCTTTGA
- a CDS encoding glutamine synthetase family protein: MSVPPRAVQLNEANAFLKEHPEVLYVDLLIADMNGVVRGKRIERTSLHKVYEKGINLPASLFALDINGSTVESTGLGLDIGDADRICYPIPDTLCNEPWQKRPTAQLLMTMHELEGDPFFADPREVLRQVVTKFDELGLTICAAFELEFYLIDQENVNGRPQPPRSPISGKRPHSTQVYLIDDLDEYVDCLQDILEGAKEQGIPADAIVKESAPAQFEVNLHHVADPIKACDYAVLLKRLIKNIAYDHEMDTTFMAKPYPGQAGNGLHVHISVLDKDGKNIFSSEDPEQNAALRHAIGGVLETLPAQMAFLCPNVNSYRRFGAQFYVPNSPSWGLDNRTVAIRVPTGSADAVRIEHRVAGADANPYLLMASVLAGVHHGLTNKIEPPAPTEGNSYEQNEQSLPNNLRDALRELDDSEVMAKYIDPKYIDIFVACKESELEEFEHSISDLEYNWYLHTV; the protein is encoded by the coding sequence ATGTCGGTACCCCCGCGTGCCGTTCAGCTTAACGAAGCGAACGCGTTCCTTAAGGAACATCCTGAGGTTCTGTACGTTGACCTTCTGATTGCGGATATGAATGGTGTGGTGCGCGGCAAGCGCATCGAACGCACCAGCCTCCACAAGGTTTACGAGAAAGGCATCAACCTGCCGGCCTCCCTCTTTGCCCTGGATATCAATGGCTCTACGGTGGAAAGCACCGGCCTGGGCCTGGACATCGGCGATGCTGACCGAATCTGCTATCCGATCCCCGATACCCTGTGCAATGAACCCTGGCAGAAGCGCCCTACCGCGCAACTGCTGATGACCATGCACGAACTTGAAGGCGACCCGTTCTTCGCCGATCCACGGGAAGTGCTGCGCCAGGTCGTGACCAAGTTCGACGAACTGGGACTGACCATCTGCGCGGCCTTCGAACTGGAGTTCTACCTGATCGACCAGGAGAATGTGAACGGCCGTCCACAGCCGCCACGCTCACCGATCTCCGGCAAACGTCCGCATTCCACTCAGGTCTACCTGATCGACGATCTCGACGAATACGTCGACTGCCTCCAGGACATTCTGGAAGGCGCCAAGGAGCAAGGCATTCCGGCCGACGCCATCGTCAAGGAAAGCGCCCCGGCGCAATTCGAGGTCAACCTGCACCACGTGGCCGACCCGATCAAGGCCTGCGACTACGCGGTACTGCTCAAGCGCCTGATCAAGAACATCGCCTACGACCATGAGATGGACACCACCTTCATGGCCAAGCCTTACCCGGGCCAGGCGGGCAACGGTCTGCACGTCCACATTTCGGTTCTGGACAAAGATGGCAAGAACATCTTTTCCAGCGAGGATCCCGAGCAGAACGCCGCACTGCGTCACGCGATCGGCGGTGTGCTCGAGACCCTACCGGCGCAGATGGCCTTCCTCTGCCCGAACGTCAACTCCTACCGTCGTTTCGGCGCCCAGTTCTATGTGCCGAACTCGCCAAGCTGGGGCCTGGACAACCGCACCGTGGCCATTCGCGTACCGACCGGTTCCGCTGATGCGGTACGCATCGAGCACCGGGTCGCCGGTGCCGACGCCAACCCGTACCTGCTGATGGCTTCGGTCCTGGCGGGCGTGCACCACGGCCTGACCAACAAGATCGAGCCGCCGGCACCGACTGAAGGCAACAGCTACGAGCAGAACGAACAAAGCCTGCCAAACAACTTGCGCGATGCCCTGCGCGAGCTGGACGACAGTGAAGTGATGGCCAAGTACATCGATCCGAAGTACATCGATATCTTCGTGGCCTGCAAAGAGAGCGAGCTGGAGGAGTTCGAACACTCCATCTCCGACCTCGAGTACAACTGGTACCTGCACACCGTCTAA
- a CDS encoding gamma-glutamyl-gamma-aminobutyrate hydrolase family protein: MSRLPLIGITACSRQIGLHAYHISGDEYVQAVASAAQGVPVILPSLAQLVSPSDILDGLDGILFTGSPSNIEPFHYQGPASAPGTAHDSARDAATLPLLDAAVAAGVPVLGICRGFQEMNVALGGSLHQNVHEVQPFMDHRHDEEADQPLDAWYAPAHDVHVQAGGVLAGLGLPQTIQVNSIHAQGVDRLAPGLRVEALAADGLVEAISVEASKAFALGVQWHPEWQVSCNPHYLAIFQAFGDACRQRAKQRDAEASHNA; this comes from the coding sequence ATGTCTCGCCTGCCGTTAATCGGCATCACCGCCTGCTCCAGGCAGATCGGTCTGCATGCTTATCACATCAGTGGCGACGAGTATGTCCAGGCAGTAGCCAGCGCAGCCCAGGGCGTGCCGGTGATTCTTCCGTCCCTGGCGCAGCTGGTTTCCCCGTCCGATATTCTGGACGGTCTGGACGGCATCCTCTTTACCGGCTCTCCCTCCAATATCGAACCTTTCCATTATCAGGGGCCCGCCAGCGCGCCCGGCACTGCTCATGATTCTGCACGGGATGCCGCGACCCTGCCCCTGCTGGACGCCGCCGTTGCCGCGGGCGTTCCCGTACTGGGCATCTGCCGCGGGTTTCAGGAAATGAACGTCGCCCTGGGCGGCAGCCTCCACCAGAACGTGCATGAAGTGCAGCCGTTCATGGACCACCGCCATGATGAAGAGGCCGACCAGCCCCTGGATGCCTGGTACGCACCGGCCCATGACGTGCACGTCCAGGCCGGCGGTGTCCTGGCGGGCCTGGGCCTGCCGCAGACGATCCAGGTCAACTCGATTCATGCTCAAGGCGTTGATCGTCTGGCGCCGGGGCTGCGGGTCGAGGCGCTGGCTGCCGACGGCCTGGTCGAGGCCATTTCGGTCGAGGCCAGCAAGGCTTTTGCGTTGGGGGTGCAATGGCACCCCGAATGGCAGGTAAGCTGCAACCCTCACTACCTGGCCATTTTCCAGGCTTTTGGTGATGCCTGCCGCCAGCGGGCAAAACAACGCGACGCCGAAGCGTCACACAACGCCTGA
- a CDS encoding glutamine synthetase family protein — protein MSNNLDQLTDWLKDHKITEVECMIGDLTGITRGKISPTNKFIAEKGMRLPESVLLQTVTGDYVEDDIYYELLDPADIDMVCRPDHNAVYLVPWAIEPTAQVIHDTYDKQGNPIELSPRNVLKKVLKLYADHGWQPIVAPEMEFYLTKRSDDPDYPLQPPIGRSGRPETGRQSFSIEAANEFDPLFEDVYDWCELQELDLDTLIHEDGTAQMEINFRHGDALSLADQILVFKRTMREAALKHDVAATFMAKPMTGEPGSAMHLHQSIIDINTGKNVFSNEDGTMSQLFLNHIGGLQKFIPELLPLFAPNVNSFRRFLPDTSAPVNVEWGEENRTVGLRVPDAGPQNRRVENRLPGADANPYLAIAASLLCGYIGMVEGHNPSAPVVGRGYERRNLRLPLTIEDALERMENSKTIEKYLGQKFITGYVAVKRAEHENFKRVISSWEREFLLFAV, from the coding sequence ATGAGTAACAACCTCGACCAGCTCACCGATTGGTTGAAAGACCACAAGATCACAGAAGTCGAATGCATGATCGGCGACCTGACCGGCATCACCCGGGGCAAGATCTCGCCGACCAACAAGTTCATTGCCGAAAAAGGCATGCGTCTGCCCGAGAGCGTGCTGTTGCAGACCGTGACCGGCGACTATGTCGAAGACGACATCTACTACGAACTGCTGGACCCGGCGGATATCGACATGGTCTGCCGCCCGGACCATAACGCGGTGTACCTGGTGCCCTGGGCCATCGAGCCCACGGCCCAGGTGATCCACGACACCTACGACAAGCAGGGCAACCCCATCGAGCTGTCGCCGCGCAACGTCTTGAAGAAAGTCCTCAAGCTCTACGCCGACCACGGCTGGCAGCCCATCGTGGCGCCGGAGATGGAGTTCTACCTGACCAAGCGCAGTGATGACCCCGACTACCCGCTGCAGCCGCCGATCGGCCGTTCCGGCCGCCCGGAAACCGGTCGTCAGTCGTTCTCCATCGAAGCGGCCAACGAATTCGATCCGCTGTTCGAGGACGTCTACGACTGGTGCGAACTGCAGGAGCTGGACCTGGACACGCTGATCCACGAGGACGGCACGGCGCAGATGGAAATCAACTTCCGTCACGGCGATGCCCTGTCCCTGGCCGACCAGATCCTGGTGTTCAAGCGCACCATGCGCGAAGCCGCGCTCAAGCACGATGTGGCCGCCACCTTCATGGCCAAGCCCATGACCGGCGAGCCCGGCAGTGCCATGCACCTGCACCAGAGCATCATCGACATCAACACCGGCAAGAACGTCTTCTCCAACGAGGACGGGACCATGAGCCAGCTGTTCCTCAACCACATCGGCGGCTTGCAGAAGTTCATCCCCGAGCTGCTGCCGCTGTTCGCGCCCAACGTCAACTCGTTCCGCCGCTTCCTGCCGGACACTTCGGCACCGGTGAACGTCGAGTGGGGCGAAGAGAACCGCACCGTGGGCCTGCGGGTGCCGGATGCCGGTCCGCAGAACCGTCGGGTGGAAAACCGCCTGCCGGGTGCCGATGCCAACCCCTACCTGGCGATCGCCGCCAGTCTGTTGTGTGGCTACATCGGCATGGTCGAGGGCCACAACCCGAGTGCGCCGGTGGTCGGGCGCGGCTATGAACGCCGCAACCTGCGTCTGCCGCTGACCATCGAGGACGCTCTGGAGCGTATGGAGAACAGCAAGACCATCGAGAAGTACCTGGGCCAGAAGTTCATCACCGGCTACGTCGCGGTGAAGCGGGCCGAACATGAAAACTTCAAGCGCGTGATCAGTTCGTGGGAGCGGGAATTCCTGTTGTTCGCCGTCTGA
- a CDS encoding aspartate aminotransferase family protein, whose product MTQKNPQTREWQTLSSDHHLAPFSDFKQLKEKGPRIITHAKGVYLWDSEGNQILDGMAGLWCVAIGYGRDELAEAASQQMRELPYYNLFFQTAHPPVLELSKVIAEIAPQGMNHVFFTGSGSEGNDTMLRMVRHYWAIKGQPNKKTIISRVNGYHGSTVAGASLGGMTYMHEQGDLPIPGIVHIPQPYWFGEGGDMSPDEFGIWAANQLEEKILELGVDNVGAFIAEPIQGAGGVIVPPDSYWPRIKEILAKYDILFVADEVICGFGRTGEWFGSDFYDLKPDMMTIAKGLTSGYIPMGGLIVRDEVVAVLNEGGDFNHGFTYSGHPVAAAVALENIRIMREEKIIQRVHEKTAPYLQKRLRELSDHPLVGEVRGVGLLGAIELVKDKATRARYQGRGVGMICRQFCFDNGLIMRAVGDTMIIAPPLVISEAEIDELVAKARKCLDLTLSALQG is encoded by the coding sequence ATGACTCAAAAAAACCCGCAAACCCGCGAGTGGCAAACCCTCAGCAGTGATCACCACCTGGCGCCCTTCAGTGATTTCAAGCAATTGAAAGAAAAGGGACCGCGGATCATCACCCACGCCAAAGGTGTGTATCTCTGGGACAGTGAAGGCAATCAGATTCTCGACGGCATGGCCGGCCTGTGGTGCGTCGCCATCGGCTATGGCCGTGATGAGCTGGCCGAGGCTGCCAGCCAGCAAATGCGCGAACTGCCGTACTACAACCTGTTCTTCCAGACTGCGCATCCGCCGGTGCTGGAGTTATCCAAGGTGATTGCCGAGATCGCGCCGCAAGGCATGAACCATGTGTTCTTCACCGGTTCCGGTTCCGAAGGCAACGACACCATGCTGCGCATGGTCCGCCATTACTGGGCGATCAAGGGCCAGCCGAACAAGAAAACCATCATCAGCCGGGTCAATGGCTACCACGGCTCCACCGTGGCCGGCGCCAGCCTCGGCGGCATGACCTACATGCACGAACAGGGCGACTTGCCGATCCCGGGCATCGTCCACATCCCGCAACCCTACTGGTTCGGCGAGGGCGGCGACATGAGCCCCGACGAGTTCGGCATCTGGGCGGCCAATCAACTGGAAGAAAAGATCCTGGAACTGGGCGTGGACAACGTCGGTGCCTTTATCGCCGAGCCGATCCAGGGCGCCGGTGGCGTGATCGTGCCGCCAGACAGCTACTGGCCGCGGATCAAGGAAATTCTCGCCAAGTACGACATCCTGTTCGTCGCCGACGAGGTGATCTGTGGCTTTGGTCGTACCGGTGAGTGGTTCGGTAGCGATTTCTACGACCTCAAGCCCGACATGATGACCATCGCCAAGGGCCTGACTTCCGGCTACATCCCCATGGGTGGCCTGATCGTGCGTGACGAAGTGGTGGCGGTGCTCAACGAGGGCGGCGACTTCAACCACGGTTTCACCTATTCCGGGCATCCGGTAGCCGCTGCCGTGGCCCTGGAGAACATCCGCATCATGCGCGAGGAAAAAATTATCCAGCGCGTCCATGAAAAAACGGCACCTTATTTGCAGAAACGTCTGCGTGAGCTGAGCGACCATCCGTTGGTGGGCGAGGTTCGCGGGGTTGGTCTGCTGGGGGCGATCGAGCTGGTCAAGGACAAGGCCACCCGGGCGCGCTATCAGGGCCGGGGCGTGGGCATGATCTGTCGCCAGTTCTGTTTCGACAACGGCCTGATCATGCGTGCCGTGGGCGACACCATGATCATTGCCCCGCCGCTGGTGATCAGCGAAGCGGAGATCGACGAGCTGGTAGCCAAGGCGCGCAAGTGCCTGGACCTGACCTTGAGTGCCCTGCAGGGCTGA
- a CDS encoding polyamine ABC transporter substrate-binding protein: MKLAGKTLLAMSLMGVMAAAAQADDKVLHVYNWSDYIAPDTIKKFEAESGIKVVYDVFDSNETLEAKLLAGKSGYDVVVPSNNFLAKQIKAGVYQELDKSKLPNWKNLNESLLKAVSVSDPGNKHAFPYMWGSIGIGFNAEKVKAVLGADAPTNSWDLLFKPENAEKLKACGVSFLDSPTEMIPVALHYLGYPTDSQDKKQLDEAEKLFLKIRPSIAYFHSSKYISDLANGNICVAVGYSGDIYQAKARAAEAGDKVKVSYNIPKEGAGSFYDMVAIPKDAENVEGAYKFMTFLQKPEVMAEITNAVRFPNGNAAATPLVDKDITSDPGVYPPAEVQAKLYAIADLPAATQRILTRSWTKIKSGK; encoded by the coding sequence ATGAAGTTAGCTGGCAAGACCCTCCTCGCCATGTCCCTGATGGGCGTGATGGCGGCGGCAGCACAAGCGGACGATAAAGTACTGCACGTTTACAACTGGTCCGATTACATCGCTCCGGACACCATCAAGAAGTTTGAAGCCGAGTCGGGCATCAAAGTGGTCTACGACGTGTTCGACAGCAACGAAACCCTGGAAGCCAAGTTGCTCGCCGGCAAATCCGGTTACGACGTGGTAGTGCCTTCCAACAACTTCCTGGCCAAGCAGATCAAGGCCGGCGTCTATCAGGAACTGGACAAGTCCAAGCTGCCGAACTGGAAGAACCTCAACGAATCGCTGCTCAAGGCGGTATCGGTGAGCGACCCGGGCAACAAGCACGCTTTCCCTTACATGTGGGGCTCGATCGGCATCGGTTTCAATGCCGAGAAGGTCAAGGCGGTATTGGGCGCCGACGCACCGACCAACTCCTGGGACCTGCTGTTCAAGCCGGAAAATGCCGAGAAGTTGAAGGCCTGCGGCGTCAGCTTCCTCGACTCGCCAACCGAAATGATTCCGGTGGCGCTGCACTACCTGGGCTACCCGACCGACAGCCAGGACAAGAAGCAACTGGACGAAGCCGAGAAGCTGTTCCTCAAGATCCGTCCTTCGATCGCCTACTTCCACTCGTCCAAGTACATCTCCGACCTGGCTAACGGCAACATCTGCGTCGCCGTCGGCTACTCGGGCGATATCTACCAGGCCAAGGCCCGTGCTGCCGAAGCCGGCGACAAGGTCAAGGTCAGCTACAACATTCCGAAAGAAGGTGCTGGCAGCTTCTACGACATGGTCGCCATCCCTAAAGACGCCGAAAACGTCGAAGGCGCCTACAAGTTCATGACCTTCCTGCAAAAGCCTGAAGTCATGGCCGAAATCACCAACGCCGTGCGTTTCCCCAACGGTAACGCGGCTGCAACCCCGTTGGTCGATAAAGACATCACCAGCGACCCGGGCGTTTACCCGCCAGCTGAAGTCCAGGCCAAGCTGTACGCGATTGCCGACCTGCCGGCCGCGACCCAGCGCATCCTGACCCGCAGCTGGACCAAGATCAAATCCGGCAAATAA
- a CDS encoding polyamine ABC transporter substrate-binding protein: MPISLFRKAMLVAASLTLVAGVQAAPSVHIYNWSDYIGKNTLAEFEKATGIKPVYDVFDSNETLEGKLLAGRTGYDVVVPSNHFLGKQIKAGAFQKLDKSLLPNYSNLDPALLKRLEMNDPGNQYAVPYLWGTNGIGYNVDKVKAVLGVDKIDSWSVLFEPENIKKLNSCGVAFLDSADEMMPTVLNYLGLDANSTNPQDYKKAEAKLLAVRPYVTYFHSSKYISDLANGNICVAIGFSGDVFQAKARAADAGKGVNIAYAIPKEGGALWFDMLAIPKDSTNVKQAHAFINYVLQPEVIAQVSDYVGYANPNPGSDKLMEQSIRTDEAVYPPQAVLDKTYVSIELPANIQRLMTRSWTKVKTGK; the protein is encoded by the coding sequence TTGCCTATTTCTTTATTTCGCAAAGCCATGCTGGTCGCCGCCAGCCTGACGCTGGTGGCTGGCGTCCAGGCTGCACCGTCCGTGCATATTTATAACTGGTCCGACTACATCGGGAAAAACACCCTGGCCGAGTTTGAAAAGGCCACGGGTATCAAGCCGGTGTATGACGTTTTTGATTCCAACGAAACCCTGGAAGGCAAGTTGCTGGCCGGCCGCACCGGTTATGACGTGGTGGTGCCGTCCAACCACTTCCTGGGCAAGCAGATCAAGGCCGGCGCGTTCCAGAAACTCGACAAGAGCCTGCTGCCCAACTATTCGAATCTCGACCCGGCGCTGCTCAAGCGCCTGGAAATGAACGACCCGGGCAACCAGTACGCGGTGCCGTACCTGTGGGGCACCAACGGCATCGGCTACAACGTCGACAAGGTCAAGGCTGTCCTGGGCGTGGACAAGATCGACTCCTGGAGCGTGCTGTTCGAGCCGGAGAACATCAAGAAGCTCAACAGCTGCGGCGTAGCCTTCCTCGACTCCGCCGATGAGATGATGCCCACGGTCCTCAATTACCTGGGCCTGGATGCCAACAGCACCAACCCCCAGGACTACAAGAAGGCCGAGGCCAAGTTGCTGGCGGTGCGTCCCTACGTGACCTACTTCCATTCGTCCAAGTACATCTCGGACCTGGCCAACGGCAACATCTGCGTGGCCATCGGCTTTTCCGGCGACGTGTTCCAGGCCAAGGCCCGGGCCGCCGACGCCGGCAAGGGCGTGAACATTGCCTACGCCATTCCGAAGGAAGGGGGAGCCCTGTGGTTCGACATGCTGGCGATCCCCAAGGATTCGACCAACGTCAAGCAAGCCCACGCCTTCATCAACTACGTACTGCAGCCTGAGGTGATTGCCCAGGTCAGTGACTATGTCGGTTATGCCAACCCCAACCCCGGGTCGGACAAGCTGATGGAGCAGTCCATTCGCACCGACGAAGCGGTTTATCCACCGCAGGCCGTGCTCGACAAGACCTACGTGTCCATCGAGTTGCCAGCCAATATCCAACGCTTGATGACCCGCAGCTGGACCAAGGTCAAGACGGGTAAATAG